A genomic stretch from Plasmodium reichenowi strain SY57 chromosome 2, whole genome shotgun sequence includes:
- a CDS encoding hypothetical protein (conserved Plasmodium protein, unknown function) gives MLVFFNKQKEGNRMDENFTGEAKVKYKNGEKFIGTFINGYKRKGKYFYSNKSIYDGFFMNEKRCGYGKLIKKGKQKSMYIGNFENGKKKGIGFQRYQNGDFYYGEWENNKKNGKGIYYFYSTKEYYCGEWNKGNFNNGSWVISEDVQYVGTYFKNKPKFKGNFLFSNNMKVNVFFHQFVNLSNMNEEEIQLIWKNV, from the exons atgttggtattttttaataaacaAAAGGAGGGAAATCGTATGGATGAAAACTTCACAG GAGAAGCAAAGgtaaaatacaaaaatgGTGAAAAATTTATAGGGACGTTTATAAATGGATACAAAAGGAAAggtaaatatttttactcaaataaaagtatatatgATGGTTTTTTTATGAATGAAAAAAGGTGTGGTTATGggaaattaataaaaaaaggaaaacaAAAGAGCATGTACATAG GAAATTTTGAAAATGGAAAGAAAAAAGGTATAGGATTTCAAAGATATCAAAATGGTGATTTTTATTATGGAGAATGGGAgaataacaaaaaaaatggaaagggaatttattatttttactcaacaaaagaatat TATTGTGGAGAATGGAATAAGGGTAACTTTAACAACGGATCTTGGGTAATCTCGGAAGATGTACAATATGTGGGTActtattttaaaaacaaGCCAAAGTTTAAAggaaattttttattttctaacAATATGAAAGttaatgttttttttcatcaatTTGTTAATCTATCGAATATGAACGAAGAAGAAATACAATTAATATGGAAAAATgtataa